One segment of Nocardia farcinica DNA contains the following:
- a CDS encoding CCA tRNA nucleotidyltransferase, whose amino-acid sequence MSDTAPLPSEDRRTRLLASAAVTLGALADVLTPLGGLFAARGHELYLVGGSVRDAVLGRLGTDLDFTTDARPEQVLEIMRGWADHVWDTGGLAFGTVSAAKAGQQLEITTFRSDTYDRVSRNPEVTFGDTLEGDLVRRDFTVNAMAVRIAADGSLEFVDPLGGMDALLAGVLDTPASPEDSFDDDPLRMLRAARFVSQLGFELAPRVRAAIGRMAEQIDRITAERVRVELDKLIAGDHPIDGIDIMCETGLAQRVLPEVPAMKLEIDEHHQHKDVYRHSLTVLEQAIDLEDGDPDLVLRWAALLHDIGKPDTKRNEPGGGVSFHHHEVVGAKMVRKRMRALKYPKQFTEDVARLVFLHLRFHGYGKGQWTDSAVRRYVTDAGDLLPRLHKLVRADCTTRNKRRASALQATYDELEERIARLQQEEDLAKVRPDLDGNAIMELLGLPPGPEVGRAWRYLKELRLDRGPLTREEAEAALVEWWKSQS is encoded by the coding sequence GTGTCCGATACAGCTCCGCTTCCCTCCGAGGATCGGCGTACGCGGTTGCTTGCTTCGGCGGCGGTGACCCTCGGGGCGCTTGCCGACGTGCTCACCCCGCTCGGTGGGTTGTTCGCGGCGCGCGGGCACGAGTTGTACCTGGTGGGCGGCAGTGTGCGGGACGCGGTGCTCGGACGGTTGGGCACCGATCTGGATTTCACCACCGACGCGCGGCCCGAGCAGGTGCTCGAGATCATGCGCGGGTGGGCCGACCATGTATGGGACACCGGGGGCCTGGCCTTCGGCACGGTGAGCGCCGCCAAGGCGGGGCAGCAGCTCGAGATCACCACCTTCCGCAGCGACACCTACGACCGGGTCTCGCGGAACCCGGAGGTGACCTTCGGCGACACGCTCGAGGGTGATCTGGTGCGCCGGGACTTCACCGTCAACGCGATGGCGGTGCGCATCGCGGCCGACGGTTCGCTGGAGTTCGTCGACCCGCTCGGCGGAATGGACGCCCTGCTGGCGGGGGTGCTGGACACCCCGGCCTCGCCGGAGGACTCCTTCGACGACGATCCGCTGCGGATGCTGCGGGCGGCGCGGTTCGTCTCGCAACTCGGCTTCGAGCTCGCCCCGCGGGTGCGGGCGGCGATCGGCCGGATGGCCGAGCAGATCGACCGGATCACCGCCGAGCGGGTGCGGGTCGAACTCGACAAGCTCATCGCCGGCGACCACCCGATCGACGGCATCGACATCATGTGCGAGACGGGCCTGGCCCAGCGGGTGCTGCCGGAGGTGCCCGCCATGAAGCTCGAGATCGACGAGCACCACCAGCACAAGGATGTGTACCGGCATTCGCTGACCGTGCTCGAGCAGGCCATCGACCTCGAGGACGGCGACCCCGACCTGGTGCTGCGCTGGGCGGCGCTGCTGCACGACATCGGCAAGCCCGACACCAAGCGCAACGAGCCAGGCGGCGGCGTCAGCTTCCACCACCACGAGGTGGTCGGCGCGAAGATGGTGCGCAAACGGATGCGCGCGCTGAAGTACCCGAAACAGTTCACCGAGGACGTGGCCCGCCTGGTGTTCCTGCACCTGCGCTTCCACGGCTACGGCAAGGGCCAGTGGACCGATTCGGCGGTGCGGCGCTACGTCACCGACGCCGGTGACCTGCTGCCCCGCCTGCACAAGCTGGTGCGCGCCGACTGCACCACCCGCAACAAGCGCCGCGCCAGTGCGCTGCAGGCCACCTACGACGAGCTGGAGGAGCGCATCGCGCGGCTCCAGCAGGAGGAGGACCTGGCCAAGGTCCGGCCCGACCTGGACGGCAACGCCATCATGGAGCTGCTCGGCCTGCCGCCGGGGCCCGAGGTCGGCCGCGCCTGGCGGTACCTGAAGGAACTGCGCTTGGACCGTGGTCCGCTCACCCGCGAGGAGGCCGAGGCCGCCCTGGTGGAGTGGTGGAAGAGCCAGAGCTGA